One stretch of Caldinitratiruptor microaerophilus DNA includes these proteins:
- a CDS encoding 3-hydroxyacyl-CoA dehydrogenase NAD-binding domain-containing protein, whose protein sequence is MVRSDARPAEVLGVAGAGTMGAGIAQVALAAGLQVILHDPAPGALERAAARIADGLRRAAASGLLREEPGAALARLQSARTVGALAAATFVVEAVPEDPDVKERFFRDLSGVLSPDAVVASNTSSLPIARLAAATGRPDRALGLHFFNPVPAMRLVEVIPGPDTSPRTLSRALALARALGKTPVIARDGPGFIVNRLARPFYLEALRLAGEGVAAPADIDRLIRAAGFRMGPFELMDLIGIDVNYAVSRSVHDQLHGEPRLRPHPIQAAMIHAGRLGRKTGAGFYRYEGVRGTPRPDAGAARSAPAAPDPDPARPGPSGPLLVLATDPADAEPLARAAGRAGYALHVEVVAPPGPETPPDLLLSGQAEAVARTAGAAFDLTWLDLRARRALAAALDRLLPPEAPLVAAAATVTATEIAAACRDPGRVAGLGGFPPYGAGDALELILPVQAGTWPPPGEPAGLPWAADAPPGEAGSPAPAPDLPPAALRAAALAERLGYRAVFVADGAAGVTARILACLANEAAFALAEGVASAGAMDLAMRLGANWPEGPLALARRLGPSRVVAVLEHLAADLGPDRYRPAPLLRRWAAAGGMPIVRPTPEGGARDA, encoded by the coding sequence GTGGTCCGTAGCGATGCCCGCCCAGCCGAGGTCCTGGGCGTCGCCGGCGCCGGCACGATGGGCGCCGGCATCGCCCAGGTGGCGCTTGCGGCCGGGCTGCAGGTGATCCTCCACGACCCCGCCCCCGGGGCCCTGGAGCGGGCGGCCGCGCGCATCGCCGACGGTCTGCGGCGTGCCGCCGCTTCTGGCCTGCTGCGAGAGGAACCCGGGGCGGCCCTGGCACGGTTGCAGTCGGCCCGGACGGTGGGCGCGCTGGCCGCGGCCACGTTCGTCGTCGAGGCGGTGCCGGAGGACCCGGACGTGAAGGAGCGCTTCTTCCGCGACCTGAGCGGCGTACTCTCCCCGGACGCCGTGGTGGCCAGCAACACCTCCTCCCTCCCCATCGCCCGGCTGGCTGCGGCCACCGGCCGGCCCGATCGCGCGCTGGGCCTCCACTTCTTCAACCCCGTGCCGGCCATGCGGCTCGTGGAGGTCATCCCCGGTCCGGACACGTCCCCGCGTACCCTGTCCCGTGCCCTCGCCCTGGCGCGGGCCCTGGGGAAGACGCCGGTGATCGCCCGGGACGGGCCGGGGTTCATCGTCAACCGGCTGGCCCGCCCCTTCTACCTGGAGGCGCTCCGCCTCGCCGGCGAGGGGGTGGCCGCCCCCGCGGACATCGACCGCCTGATCCGGGCGGCCGGCTTCCGCATGGGCCCCTTCGAGCTCATGGACCTCATCGGGATCGACGTGAACTACGCCGTGAGCCGGTCCGTCCATGACCAGCTCCACGGCGAGCCCCGCCTGCGCCCCCACCCGATCCAGGCGGCGATGATCCACGCCGGCCGCCTCGGCCGCAAGACGGGGGCGGGCTTCTACCGCTACGAGGGGGTACGCGGCACCCCCCGACCCGATGCCGGCGCGGCCCGGTCCGCGCCGGCCGCACCCGATCCGGACCCCGCCCGGCCAGGCCCCTCCGGTCCCCTCCTCGTCCTGGCCACCGACCCCGCCGACGCCGAACCCCTCGCCCGGGCGGCCGGACGGGCGGGGTACGCCCTTCACGTCGAGGTCGTGGCCCCGCCCGGTCCCGAGACCCCGCCCGACCTCCTGCTGAGCGGACAGGCAGAGGCAGTCGCCCGCACGGCCGGGGCCGCCTTCGACCTCACGTGGCTCGATTTGCGGGCGCGGCGGGCGCTGGCGGCGGCCCTCGACCGCCTGCTGCCCCCGGAGGCCCCGCTGGTGGCCGCGGCGGCGACGGTCACGGCCACCGAGATCGCCGCGGCCTGCCGCGACCCCGGGCGGGTCGCCGGCCTCGGCGGGTTCCCTCCGTACGGCGCCGGGGACGCGCTGGAGCTGATCCTGCCGGTCCAGGCCGGCACCTGGCCGCCGCCGGGCGAGCCGGCGGGGCTGCCGTGGGCGGCGGACGCCCCTCCGGGGGAGGCCGGAAGTCCGGCGCCGGCCCCCGACCTGCCCCCGGCCGCCCTGAGGGCGGCTGCCCTGGCGGAACGCCTGGGCTACCGGGCCGTCTTCGTGGCCGACGGCGCCGCCGGCGTGACGGCCCGCATCCTCGCCTGCCTGGCCAACGAGGCGGCCTTCGCCCTGGCGGAGGGGGTGGCATCCGCCGGGGCCATGGACCTGGCGATGCGCCTGGGTGCGAACTGGCCGGAGGGTCCGCTGGCGCTCGCCCGGCGGCTGGGCCCCTCCCGGGTGGTGGCCGTGCTCGAGCACCTGGCCGCCGACCTCGGCCCCGACCGCTACCGCCCCGCTCCGCTCCTGCGGCGCTGGGCGGCGGCCGGCGGGATGCCGATCGTCCGACCCACACCGGAAGGAGGGGCTCGCGATGCCTGA
- a CDS encoding enoyl-CoA hydratase-related protein — translation MTYETVLYEVSGGVAVITLNRPDRLNGFTRQMHADLRAALQAAADDPAVRTVVLTGAGRAFCAGQDLEEIGQGPVGDLVRERYNPLILAIRRLDKPVLAAVNGVAAGAGMSLALACDLRVASERASFTTAFVRVGLVADSGMSFFLPRLVGSGKAAELLFLSERIDAHQALALGLVNRVAPEGEFPAAWREWAERLARGPAALGYMKQLLARSAHATLEEQLEHEAWFQGLAAGSADGQEGVRAFVEKREPRFRGP, via the coding sequence GTGACCTACGAGACCGTTCTCTACGAAGTATCCGGCGGCGTCGCGGTGATCACCCTCAACCGGCCGGACCGCCTGAACGGGTTCACCCGGCAGATGCACGCCGACCTCCGCGCCGCCCTGCAGGCGGCCGCCGACGACCCCGCCGTGCGCACGGTGGTCCTCACCGGCGCCGGGCGGGCGTTCTGCGCCGGGCAGGACCTGGAGGAGATCGGGCAGGGCCCCGTGGGCGACCTGGTGCGCGAGCGGTACAACCCCCTGATCCTCGCCATCCGCCGCCTGGACAAGCCGGTGCTGGCCGCCGTGAACGGCGTGGCCGCCGGTGCGGGCATGAGCCTGGCCCTGGCGTGCGACCTGCGGGTCGCCTCCGAGCGGGCGAGCTTCACCACGGCCTTCGTGCGTGTGGGACTGGTGGCGGACAGCGGCATGAGCTTCTTCCTGCCCCGGCTGGTCGGCAGCGGGAAGGCAGCCGAGCTGCTCTTCCTGAGCGAGCGGATCGACGCCCACCAGGCGCTGGCGCTCGGCCTGGTCAACCGGGTGGCGCCGGAGGGCGAGTTCCCCGCTGCCTGGCGAGAATGGGCCGAGCGCCTCGCCCGCGGCCCGGCGGCGCTCGGATACATGAAGCAGCTCCTGGCGCGGTCCGCGCACGCCACCCTAGAGGAGCAGCTGGAGCACGAGGCCTGGTTCCAGGGGCTGGCGGCCGGTTCCGCCGACGGTCAGGAGGGGGTCCGGGCATTTGTCGAGAAGCGGGAGCCCCGGTTCCGTGGTCCGTAG
- a CDS encoding MaoC/PaaZ C-terminal domain-containing protein gives MPDRYFEEYAVGERWVAGTGLLHIAPDRLVAFYGMDRVRFTAPVFIGDTIHRELEAEGLEERGPGDDIGVVGQRIVNPRGETVAVATLRMLVRRRPGARPPAAAG, from the coding sequence GTGCCGGACCGGTACTTCGAGGAGTACGCCGTGGGCGAGCGATGGGTTGCAGGAACCGGGCTCCTCCACATCGCCCCCGACCGGCTCGTCGCCTTCTACGGCATGGACCGGGTGCGGTTCACCGCGCCCGTCTTCATCGGCGACACGATCCACCGGGAACTGGAGGCGGAGGGGCTGGAGGAGCGGGGCCCCGGCGACGACATCGGGGTGGTGGGGCAGCGGATCGTGAACCCGCGGGGCGAGACGGTCGCCGTCGCCACGCTGCGGATGCTCGTCCGGCGGCGCCCCGGAGCGCGGCCGCCGGCGGCAGCCGGCTGA
- a CDS encoding sensor histidine kinase — translation MLRSLRSRLALAFALPAAGALIAAGVLSGLLLERHIALYLADTLRDRAGRMAAVLAAGYRPGTGWPAELMGALGSWGLSEGLTLAIRSPAGDVLWQQGPAVAAPAETVEVPVVAGGRTVATLVAAVPPGGIATEREAHLRQGVRQALLGALLVGAGIALGVTLFVGRELGRPLAAMTRVARRMQAGSWDTRVPPQAVAELDALGQALNALAGSLERHEAYLRRMTRDVAHELRTPLAVVRSHLEALQDGVWEPTPERLGLVHREVMRLVGLVDQLGALAEAEGEALHLRLEEIPLRSLLDPLAAGYEPLFGQKGIAFHYRPPLEALWVRVDPDRATQILVNLLANAQRYTPAGGTVWLEARQQAGEARIAVRDTGPGIAPEDLPHLFERLYRGKAARGEGQEGGAGLGLAIARALAEAHGGRIEVRSRPGEGAEFTLVLPAAGAHGAPTA, via the coding sequence GTGCTTCGTAGTCTACGGTCCCGGCTGGCCCTGGCCTTCGCCCTGCCGGCCGCCGGGGCGCTGATCGCTGCCGGGGTCCTGAGCGGGCTTCTCCTCGAACGCCACATCGCCCTTTACCTCGCCGACACCCTGCGGGACCGCGCCGGCCGCATGGCGGCGGTCCTCGCCGCCGGCTACCGGCCCGGGACCGGGTGGCCGGCGGAGCTCATGGGCGCCCTGGGCTCGTGGGGCCTGTCGGAGGGGCTCACGCTGGCGATCCGGTCCCCGGCGGGCGATGTCCTGTGGCAGCAGGGACCGGCGGTCGCGGCCCCGGCAGAGACCGTGGAGGTGCCTGTCGTGGCCGGCGGACGGACGGTCGCCACCCTGGTCGCCGCCGTGCCGCCTGGGGGCATCGCCACCGAGCGGGAGGCGCACCTGCGGCAGGGCGTCCGGCAGGCGCTCCTGGGCGCCCTGCTGGTCGGCGCGGGGATCGCCCTGGGAGTGACGCTCTTCGTCGGCCGGGAACTGGGCCGGCCCCTGGCGGCCATGACCCGGGTGGCGCGGCGCATGCAGGCGGGAAGCTGGGATACCCGGGTGCCCCCGCAGGCCGTCGCCGAGCTGGACGCGCTCGGCCAGGCCCTGAACGCCCTGGCCGGATCTCTGGAGCGCCACGAGGCGTACCTCCGCCGGATGACCCGGGACGTCGCCCACGAGCTGCGCACGCCCCTCGCCGTCGTCCGCAGCCACCTGGAGGCGCTCCAGGACGGGGTGTGGGAACCGACCCCGGAGCGGCTCGGCCTCGTCCACCGCGAGGTGATGCGCCTGGTGGGGCTGGTCGATCAGCTCGGCGCCCTGGCCGAAGCCGAGGGCGAGGCGCTGCACCTCCGCCTCGAGGAGATCCCGTTGCGCTCCCTCCTCGACCCCCTGGCAGCCGGGTACGAGCCGCTCTTCGGTCAGAAGGGGATCGCCTTCCACTACAGGCCCCCACTTGAGGCGCTGTGGGTCCGGGTCGACCCCGACCGCGCCACCCAGATCCTCGTCAACCTCCTCGCCAACGCCCAGCGCTACACGCCGGCGGGCGGTACGGTGTGGCTCGAAGCCCGGCAGCAGGCCGGCGAGGCCCGGATCGCCGTGCGGGACACCGGCCCGGGCATCGCCCCGGAAGACCTGCCGCACCTCTTCGAGCGGCTGTACCGGGGCAAGGCCGCCCGGGGCGAAGGTCAGGAGGGCGGCGCCGGACTCGGGCTGGCCATCGCCCGCGCCCTCGCCGAGGCGCACGGAGGCCGGATCGAGGTTCGGAGCCGCCCGGGCGAGGGGGCGGAGTTCACGCTCGTTCTACCGGCGGCGGGCGCGCATGGAGCACCCACAGCGTAG
- a CDS encoding response regulator transcription factor, producing the protein MQGKRILVVDDEPAILDVVRAYLEREGFAVETAPSGSQALITFARWKPDLVILDLMLPDIAGEEVCKELRRQSDVPILMLTARTGQDEIVEGLALGADDYVTKPFSPRELAARVRAILRRAQGGAAPLVDRMSFGGGALVIDTVRREVTVRGEPVALTRTEMDLLVTLARHPGRVWTREDLIARLRGLDYTGDERTIDAHIRKLRAKIEADPKSPEFILTVWGTGYKFGGTPGAS; encoded by the coding sequence GTGCAGGGGAAGCGGATCCTGGTCGTCGACGACGAGCCTGCCATCCTCGACGTGGTCCGGGCCTACCTCGAGCGCGAGGGGTTTGCCGTGGAAACCGCCCCGAGCGGCAGCCAGGCGCTCATCACGTTCGCCCGCTGGAAGCCGGACCTGGTGATCCTGGACCTCATGCTCCCGGACATCGCCGGGGAGGAGGTCTGCAAGGAGCTGCGCCGCCAGAGCGACGTCCCGATCCTGATGCTCACCGCCCGGACGGGGCAGGACGAGATCGTCGAGGGTCTCGCCCTGGGCGCCGACGACTACGTCACCAAGCCCTTCAGCCCGCGGGAGCTGGCGGCCCGGGTCCGGGCGATCCTGCGTCGGGCGCAGGGAGGGGCCGCGCCCCTCGTCGACCGGATGAGCTTCGGCGGCGGCGCCCTGGTGATCGACACGGTTCGCCGGGAGGTCACGGTCCGCGGCGAGCCGGTGGCGCTCACCCGCACCGAGATGGACCTGCTGGTCACGCTGGCCCGGCATCCGGGACGGGTCTGGACCCGGGAGGACCTCATCGCCCGCTTGCGGGGGCTCGACTACACGGGCGACGAGCGGACGATCGACGCCCACATCCGCAAGCTACGGGCCAAGATCGAGGCGGACCCGAAGTCGCCGGAGTTCATCCTGACCGTCTGGGGCACGGGCTACAAGTTCGGGGGCACGCCCGGTGCTTCGTAG
- a CDS encoding PCYCGC domain-containing protein produces the protein MRSRTRDGRNRAGRLRPGTARIAGGLAAAALIALGAAVARGRVGGGNPGTPTGAAGAAGPGRAAVSVPPEPAWLAQVPDSIRVLYRWALANRDTLQYIPCYCGCGDRQHGYHKSNADCYGQVRGGRFVHDPHAAGCGVCLNITAQTIRMQAEGRSLAEIRRAIDEQYAGGGVPPTPTPLPPA, from the coding sequence ATGCGCAGCAGGACGAGGGACGGAAGGAACCGGGCGGGACGGCTCCGCCCGGGTACGGCACGGATCGCCGGCGGTCTGGCAGCGGCGGCGCTGATCGCGCTCGGAGCGGCTGTCGCGCGGGGTCGCGTGGGCGGTGGGAATCCGGGCACTCCGACCGGTGCGGCCGGCGCGGCCGGTCCGGGACGCGCCGCCGTTTCCGTGCCGCCGGAGCCGGCGTGGCTCGCCCAGGTGCCGGACTCCATCCGGGTGCTGTACCGTTGGGCGCTCGCCAACCGGGACACGCTCCAGTACATCCCCTGCTACTGCGGCTGCGGTGACCGGCAGCACGGCTACCACAAGAGCAACGCGGACTGCTACGGTCAGGTGCGGGGAGGCCGGTTCGTCCACGACCCGCACGCCGCCGGCTGCGGGGTGTGCCTGAACATCACGGCGCAGACCATCCGCATGCAGGCGGAGGGACGGTCCCTGGCCGAGATCCGCAGGGCCATCGACGAGCAGTACGCCGGCGGCGGCGTCCCGCCGACGCCCACGCCGCTGCCGCCGGCCTGA
- a CDS encoding cytochrome ubiquinol oxidase subunit I codes for MNYPVLEVPVLGGGLLIAIISILHVYTAHFAVGGGLYLVLTEGKAYREGDQALLDFVRGFSRVFVLLTVVFGAVTGVGIWFTVGTVTPPATSSLIHLFVWIWAMEYVPFFVEITTALVYYYGWDRLSPRMHLLVGWLYTVAAYSSLVFINGILAFMLTPGAWPRTGNVWHAWWNPGTLPSLVMRTSVALALAGLFGLLTGTRLKDDGLRRRVVRYSAMWLWPAFIGLPLGGLWYFSRVPEPARAQFLGGAAAVTIFMAASLVLSVLILLFTYWGPYREPGRVSFPLALLFVTLGLLVTGTSEWVREAIRKPYVIYDYMYVNGIRPAEVAEIDRRGILRYARWARPVPAGPSPDAVLARGQEVFRLQCMACHTVDGYNGVRALVRGWTPEFTEFQLRHLNRLKGFMPPFAGTDEERRALAAWLASLNPRPPWAPSSPEARPAAAAPHSGADAPAAVSPNMRRLLPQ; via the coding sequence TTGAACTACCCGGTCCTGGAAGTGCCGGTCCTCGGCGGCGGCCTGCTGATCGCGATCATCTCGATCCTGCACGTGTACACCGCGCACTTCGCGGTGGGCGGCGGGCTGTACCTCGTGCTCACCGAGGGGAAGGCCTACCGGGAAGGTGACCAGGCGCTCCTGGACTTCGTCCGGGGCTTTTCGCGCGTCTTCGTGCTGCTCACGGTCGTCTTCGGAGCCGTGACCGGGGTCGGGATCTGGTTCACCGTCGGCACGGTGACGCCGCCGGCGACCTCCTCGCTCATCCACCTCTTCGTCTGGATCTGGGCGATGGAGTACGTGCCGTTCTTCGTCGAGATCACCACCGCCCTGGTCTACTACTACGGCTGGGACCGGCTGAGCCCCCGGATGCACCTCCTCGTGGGCTGGCTCTACACGGTGGCGGCGTACTCCAGCCTCGTCTTCATCAACGGCATCCTCGCCTTCATGCTCACGCCGGGGGCCTGGCCCCGCACGGGCAACGTCTGGCACGCCTGGTGGAACCCCGGGACCCTGCCCTCGCTCGTGATGCGGACCTCGGTGGCCCTGGCCCTGGCCGGGCTGTTCGGGCTCCTGACCGGGACCCGCCTGAAGGACGACGGCCTCCGGCGCCGCGTGGTCCGCTACTCGGCGATGTGGCTCTGGCCGGCGTTCATCGGCCTTCCGCTCGGGGGGCTGTGGTACTTCAGTCGGGTGCCCGAGCCCGCCCGGGCACAGTTCCTGGGCGGCGCCGCCGCCGTGACGATCTTCATGGCGGCCAGCCTGGTCCTGTCCGTGCTCATCCTGCTCTTCACGTACTGGGGCCCGTACCGGGAGCCGGGCCGGGTGTCGTTTCCCCTGGCCCTCCTCTTCGTGACCCTGGGCCTCCTGGTCACCGGCACCTCGGAATGGGTCCGGGAAGCGATCCGCAAGCCCTACGTCATCTACGACTACATGTACGTGAACGGGATCCGGCCCGCGGAGGTCGCCGAGATCGACCGCCGCGGCATCCTGCGCTACGCCCGGTGGGCGCGGCCGGTGCCGGCGGGGCCGTCCCCCGACGCCGTGCTGGCCCGCGGCCAGGAAGTCTTCCGGCTGCAGTGCATGGCCTGCCACACCGTCGACGGGTACAACGGGGTCCGGGCGCTCGTGCGCGGCTGGACCCCGGAGTTCACCGAGTTCCAGCTCCGCCACCTGAACCGGCTGAAGGGCTTCATGCCGCCCTTCGCCGGCACCGACGAGGAGCGGCGCGCCCTGGCCGCCTGGCTGGCGAGCCTGAACCCGCGCCCGCCCTGGGCGCCGTCGTCCCCCGAGGCCCGCCCGGCAGCGGCTGCGCCCCACAGCGGGGCGGATGCCCCGGCGGCCGTATCCCCGAACATGAGGAGGCTGTTGCCGCAGTGA
- the hemG gene encoding protoporphyrinogen oxidase has translation MRRKHVVVVGGGITGLAAAYRLQERAREAGLAVDWTLVERESRLGGKIVTEVVDDFIVDGGPDSFLSEKPGVIDLARRVGAAGRLLPTNESERGTFIYSRGRLHRLPDGLLMMVPTRLWPMVATGLLSWPGKLRMAMDLFIPPRRDRADESLESFVVRRLGREALERIAEPLVAGIHASEPSRMSVRASFPRFVRMEEEHGSLIRAALAARRRAAAAAPGGGAGDLPVPRTYFMSFRGGMGDLTASVAARLDPGRVVLGRGVSEIAPGRDGAPYAVFLEGGGRLEADAVILATPSVDTARLLEGVDPEIAGLVGQIPMAPAITVSLAWRRADLPPGLEGFGFLVPAVERRRLMGVTYSSVKWEGRAPDGKHFLLRAFLGGPRDRGLVQAPDAHVVRIVRQELKEIAGIAAEPIFARVYRWEHGIHQYTLGHLERVAAIEGALARLPGLFLAGGAYHGIGIPDCIRSGEGAAEAALAFVRA, from the coding sequence GTGCGTCGCAAGCACGTGGTGGTCGTCGGCGGCGGGATCACGGGGCTCGCCGCCGCCTACCGCCTGCAGGAGCGGGCCCGGGAGGCGGGCCTGGCCGTCGACTGGACCCTGGTCGAGCGCGAGAGCCGCCTGGGCGGGAAGATCGTCACGGAGGTCGTCGACGACTTCATCGTCGACGGGGGGCCGGACAGCTTCCTGTCCGAGAAGCCGGGGGTGATCGACCTGGCCCGCCGGGTCGGGGCGGCCGGCCGGCTGCTGCCGACCAACGAATCCGAGCGGGGGACGTTCATCTACTCCCGGGGGAGGCTTCACCGGCTCCCGGACGGGCTCCTCATGATGGTCCCGACCCGCCTCTGGCCCATGGTCGCCACCGGCCTGCTCTCCTGGCCCGGCAAGCTGCGGATGGCGATGGACCTCTTCATCCCGCCGCGGCGCGACCGGGCGGACGAGAGCCTGGAGAGCTTCGTCGTCCGCCGGCTGGGCCGGGAAGCCCTGGAACGCATCGCCGAGCCGCTCGTCGCCGGCATCCACGCCTCCGAGCCTTCCCGCATGAGCGTGCGGGCGAGCTTCCCACGGTTCGTGAGGATGGAGGAGGAGCACGGCAGCCTCATCCGGGCCGCGCTGGCGGCCCGGCGGCGGGCGGCGGCCGCAGCGCCGGGGGGCGGCGCCGGCGACCTCCCGGTGCCGCGCACGTACTTCATGAGCTTTCGCGGCGGCATGGGCGACCTCACCGCCAGCGTGGCGGCGCGCCTCGACCCCGGCCGGGTGGTCCTCGGCCGGGGCGTGTCGGAGATCGCCCCGGGCCGGGACGGGGCGCCGTACGCCGTCTTCCTCGAGGGTGGCGGGCGGCTGGAGGCGGACGCGGTGATCCTGGCGACGCCGTCGGTGGACACGGCACGCCTCCTGGAGGGGGTCGACCCGGAGATCGCCGGCCTGGTCGGCCAGATCCCCATGGCCCCGGCCATCACGGTGTCGCTCGCCTGGCGCCGGGCCGATCTCCCGCCGGGCCTGGAGGGGTTCGGCTTCCTCGTGCCGGCGGTCGAGCGGCGCCGGCTCATGGGCGTCACGTACAGCTCGGTCAAGTGGGAGGGGCGGGCTCCCGACGGCAAGCACTTCCTCCTGCGCGCTTTCCTCGGCGGCCCCCGCGACCGGGGCCTGGTCCAGGCCCCCGACGCCCACGTCGTGCGGATCGTCCGCCAGGAGCTGAAGGAGATCGCCGGGATCGCGGCGGAGCCCATCTTCGCCCGCGTCTACCGCTGGGAGCATGGCATCCACCAGTACACGCTGGGGCACCTCGAGCGGGTGGCGGCGATCGAGGGCGCCCTCGCCCGGCTGCCCGGGCTCTTCCTGGCCGGCGGCGCGTACCACGGCATCGGCATCCCGGACTGCATCCGGTCGGGTGAGGGCGCGGCGGAGGCCGCGCTGGCGTTCGTGCGCGCATAA
- the hemH gene encoding ferrochelatase, translating into MPQQVAQEAVLLMAFGGPESLDEVPGFVTRLTGRKLPPPALAAVVDRYRLVGGRSPLPETTRAQARALEAELARRNRPVPVRAGFQFSDPDLAAVVRDLIAGGAHRIAAITMAPYRSQHSTAAYETTVRKAVEEQGAGAEIVFAPDWYLHPRYLDALEELLRESLAQVAAEERDRVPVIFSAHSLPVEYVEKGDPYPQQFEATALALAERLGLDHWRLAYQSKSGPGGEWLGPEVEEVLEEFARAGARTVVVDPIGFTVDHLETLYDNDVVHRRKAEELGLRFIRTACPNTRPTFIAALADLAEAALGGKR; encoded by the coding sequence ATGCCGCAGCAGGTCGCGCAGGAAGCGGTGCTCCTCATGGCCTTCGGGGGCCCGGAGTCGCTCGACGAAGTCCCGGGCTTCGTCACCCGCCTCACCGGGCGCAAGCTCCCGCCACCGGCGCTGGCGGCGGTGGTGGACCGCTACCGCCTGGTCGGCGGCCGTTCCCCCCTGCCCGAGACGACCCGGGCCCAGGCGAGAGCCCTCGAGGCCGAGCTCGCCCGCCGGAACCGGCCCGTTCCGGTGCGGGCGGGGTTCCAGTTCAGCGACCCCGACCTCGCCGCGGTGGTGCGGGACCTGATCGCCGGCGGCGCGCACCGGATCGCGGCGATCACGATGGCGCCGTACCGCTCGCAGCACAGCACCGCGGCCTACGAGACGACGGTGCGCAAGGCGGTGGAGGAGCAGGGGGCGGGCGCGGAGATCGTGTTTGCCCCCGACTGGTACCTCCACCCCCGCTACCTGGATGCCCTGGAGGAGCTCCTCCGGGAGTCGCTGGCGCAGGTGGCGGCGGAGGAGCGGGACCGCGTGCCCGTGATCTTCTCTGCCCACAGCCTTCCCGTCGAGTACGTCGAGAAGGGCGACCCCTACCCGCAGCAGTTCGAGGCGACGGCCCTCGCGCTGGCGGAGCGGCTCGGCCTCGATCACTGGCGGCTGGCGTACCAGAGCAAGAGCGGGCCGGGGGGCGAGTGGCTGGGCCCGGAGGTCGAGGAGGTCCTCGAGGAGTTCGCCCGGGCCGGCGCGCGGACGGTGGTGGTCGACCCCATCGGCTTCACCGTGGACCACCTCGAGACCCTGTACGACAACGACGTCGTGCACCGCCGCAAGGCCGAGGAGCTGGGGCTCCGGTTCATCCGCACGGCCTGCCCGAACACGCGGCCCACGTTCATCGCCGCCCTGGCGGACCTGGCCGAGGCGGCTCTCGGGGGCAAGCGGTAA
- the hemE gene encoding uroporphyrinogen decarboxylase gives MRSDRFLKACRREPVDATPVWLMRQAGRYMEEYRQLRARYPFLTLCKTPELAARVTLQPVERFEVDAAILFADILLPLEGMGIDLAFGEGDGPVIRSPIRSAGDVSRLRVIEPEADVPYVLEAIRLVRAELAGRVPLIGFAGAPFTLASYMIEGGSSREFRLTKALMWSDPATWHALLAKLAEVTIRYLTAQIRAGAQAVQLFDSWAGALGPDDYREFVLPHTRRVIEALRPAGVPVIHFAHGASTLLPLIRQAGGDVIGLDWRIDIGEARQILGPAFAVQGNLDPMTLFAPPAVIEDRVRRILDAAGRWPGHIFNLGHGIHRETPVEHVQVLVDAVHRLSRAPAGEA, from the coding sequence ATGCGCAGCGACCGCTTTCTCAAGGCCTGCCGGCGGGAGCCGGTGGATGCCACGCCGGTCTGGCTCATGCGCCAGGCGGGCCGGTACATGGAAGAGTACCGGCAGCTGCGGGCCAGGTACCCGTTCCTGACGCTGTGCAAGACCCCGGAGCTGGCGGCCCGGGTCACGCTGCAGCCGGTGGAGCGGTTCGAGGTCGACGCCGCCATCCTCTTCGCGGACATCCTGCTGCCGCTGGAGGGGATGGGGATCGACCTCGCCTTCGGCGAGGGGGACGGGCCGGTGATCCGCAGCCCGATCCGCTCGGCGGGGGACGTGTCGCGGCTGCGGGTGATCGAGCCGGAGGCGGACGTGCCCTACGTCCTGGAGGCGATCCGCCTCGTGCGGGCCGAGCTTGCCGGACGGGTGCCGCTCATCGGCTTCGCCGGGGCGCCGTTCACGCTGGCGAGCTACATGATCGAGGGCGGCAGCTCCCGGGAGTTCCGCCTCACCAAGGCACTCATGTGGTCTGACCCCGCCACGTGGCACGCGCTCCTGGCCAAGCTGGCCGAGGTGACGATCCGCTACCTGACGGCCCAGATCCGGGCCGGCGCGCAGGCGGTGCAGCTCTTCGACTCCTGGGCGGGGGCGCTCGGCCCCGACGACTACCGGGAGTTCGTGCTGCCCCACACCCGGCGGGTGATCGAGGCCCTCCGGCCGGCAGGGGTGCCGGTGATCCACTTCGCCCACGGGGCGTCGACCCTGCTGCCGCTCATCCGCCAGGCGGGCGGGGACGTGATCGGGCTCGACTGGCGGATCGACATCGGCGAGGCCCGGCAGATCCTGGGGCCGGCGTTCGCCGTGCAGGGCAACCTCGACCCGATGACCCTCTTCGCCCCCCCGGCGGTGATCGAGGACCGGGTCCGGCGGATCCTGGACGCCGCCGGACGGTGGCCGGGGCACATCTTCAACCTGGGGCACGGGATCCACAGGGAGACACCCGTGGAACACGTGCAGGTGCTAGTGGACGCCGTCCACCGGCTGAGCCGCGCGCCCGCCGGGGAGGCCTGA